A genomic region of Lachnoclostridium edouardi contains the following coding sequences:
- a CDS encoding nucleotidyl transferase AbiEii/AbiGii toxin family protein, producing the protein MKNAMQLKAVVKNIAKEKKISAQLVLQNYMLERFLERVSVSEYRNNFIIKGGFLIASMVGLNSRATMDMDATIKRYPVSEETIQKMVEEIIKINLEDEITFTFKSIGEIREGDEYTGYRIALSANYPPMAVPLKLDITTGDKITPREVEYEYKLMMEDRSICVLAYNMATILAEKLETVISRGDQNTRPRDFYDIYILTKLQAENIDLETLAFALDATTRKRESSSVVKQYHKIMETVRNSEIMNRQWQNYQKDFDYAAGIEFRETCDAVVRIMESLPIL; encoded by the coding sequence GTGAAAAATGCGATGCAGTTGAAGGCTGTAGTAAAGAATATTGCAAAAGAGAAAAAAATATCCGCACAGCTTGTGTTACAGAATTATATGTTGGAGCGTTTCTTAGAGCGGGTATCAGTTTCAGAATATCGGAATAATTTTATCATTAAGGGTGGATTCTTAATTGCCTCTATGGTTGGACTGAATTCAAGGGCAACAATGGATATGGATGCAACAATTAAGCGATATCCTGTGAGCGAAGAAACTATTCAAAAAATGGTAGAAGAAATTATTAAAATAAATTTGGAGGATGAGATTACATTTACCTTCAAAAGCATTGGTGAAATACGTGAAGGCGATGAGTATACCGGCTATCGCATAGCATTATCTGCGAATTATCCACCGATGGCAGTGCCTTTAAAATTGGACATTACAACTGGAGATAAAATTACGCCTCGTGAAGTTGAGTATGAATATAAATTGATGATGGAAGATCGCAGCATCTGTGTTCTGGCATATAATATGGCGACGATATTGGCTGAAAAACTGGAAACGGTTATTTCCCGTGGAGATCAGAATACTCGACCAAGAGATTTCTATGATATTTACATACTTACCAAATTACAGGCTGAAAATATTGATCTGGAAACATTGGCATTTGCGTTGGATGCAACTACCAGAAAGCGGGAGTCATCAAGTGTTGTAAAACAATATCATAAGATTATGGAGACGGTTCGAAACAGCGAAATTATGAATCGTCAGTGGCAGAATTACCAGAAAGATTTTGATTATGCTGCAGGGATCGAGTTTAGGGAAACCTGCGATGCAGTTGTTCGTATCATGGAAAGCTTACCGATATTGTAA
- a CDS encoding LysR family transcriptional regulator has protein sequence MYNPQLETFIHVADAGSFNKAASESYITPTAVIKQINLLEESLGIKLFDRTHRGLILTEAGKSMYQDAKYIIQYCKDSVVRAKSTIKTQEVIRIGTSPITPSSVLVELWPKIRKQYPDIKFQLIPFENTPENAREILKNLGQNIDVVAGIFDETMLEVRKCNGIELRREPICCAVSLEHPLAEKEKLSIQDLYGENLLLMHRGWSRYVDELRDDLQNNHKEIHIIDFDFYGMDIFNHCENSSDVLMAFMGWANVHPLLKMIPVEWDYQIPYGLLHSPSPSEAVKKFLTAVQSIAN, from the coding sequence ATGTATAATCCTCAATTAGAAACCTTTATTCATGTTGCGGATGCAGGGAGTTTTAATAAGGCTGCTTCAGAAAGCTATATTACGCCTACTGCTGTAATCAAACAGATCAATCTTTTGGAGGAGAGCCTGGGGATAAAACTGTTTGACAGGACTCATCGGGGGCTGATACTGACAGAGGCAGGAAAATCCATGTATCAGGACGCAAAATATATTATTCAGTACTGCAAAGATTCAGTAGTTCGGGCTAAGAGCACTATAAAAACGCAAGAAGTGATTCGGATTGGAACCTCTCCTATTACCCCGTCCTCTGTTCTGGTAGAACTATGGCCGAAGATAAGAAAGCAGTATCCGGATATTAAATTTCAGCTGATTCCATTTGAAAATACGCCGGAAAATGCCAGGGAAATTCTGAAAAACCTGGGGCAGAATATTGATGTTGTGGCTGGAATTTTTGATGAAACCATGCTGGAAGTGAGGAAGTGCAATGGAATTGAATTGCGTAGAGAACCAATCTGCTGTGCTGTTTCCCTTGAGCATCCTCTGGCAGAGAAAGAGAAATTGTCAATTCAGGATCTTTATGGAGAAAACCTTCTTCTTATGCACCGAGGCTGGAGCCGCTATGTCGATGAACTGCGTGATGATTTGCAGAACAACCATAAAGAAATTCATATCATAGATTTTGATTTTTACGGAATGGATATTTTCAATCATTGCGAAAACAGCAGTGATGTGTTAATGGCATTTATGGGATGGGCAAATGTCCATCCGCTCCTGAAAATGATTCCGGTAGAGTGGGACTATCAGATTCCTTATGGCCTGCTCCATTCCCCATCGCCGTCAGAGGCAGTGAAGAAATTTTTAACAGCAGTACAATCCATTGCAAATTAA